A genomic segment from Triticum dicoccoides isolate Atlit2015 ecotype Zavitan chromosome 1A, WEW_v2.0, whole genome shotgun sequence encodes:
- the LOC119329793 gene encoding probable 3-ketoacyl-CoA synthase 20: MDNELGKVMRNQAKLLYRRFVGQQPHLLAVTLLLVVSSLAVMTMLSIDGVYALLSGTHGVMAVSVAGAVAAAYVYALSLRPVYLVDFAGYKPAPAHELTRARSIHHYRLTGAFNAESMDFQKRVLERSGLGEATHFPASLIRVPLDMCLRTAKDESHTVIFGLIDDLLAKTRVRPDDIGVVIVNSSLYSPTPSFTSLVVNRYCLRDDVVTHNLSGMGCSAGVIAIDLARHLLQVYDDTYALVVSTENITLNGYLGNNRPMLVTNMLFRMGGAAVLLSNRRDQRRRAKYQLIHTVRTHHGPSDKSYACVMQEEDEVGNLGVSLPKDLMSVAGDALRTNITTLGPLVLPLREQLRFLGAVVLKRVFRTTVMSCLPDFTLALEHFCIHAGGRGVLDELQKSLKLGEWHMEPSRMTLCRFGNTSSSSLWYELAYCEAKGRIKRGDRVWQIAFGSGFKCNSAVWKALRTVERAAAVEEGSPWAQDIDVLPVHVPKVMPINEDASYVPAV; the protein is encoded by the exons ATGGACAATGAGCTCGGAAAGGTTATGCGAAACCAGGCCAAGCTCTTGTACCGTCGTTTCGTCGGCCAACAGCCTCATCTCCTCGCCGTCACACTGCTCCTCGTCGTGTCTTCGCTGGCGGTAATGACCATGCTGTCAATTGACGGCGTGTATGCCCTCTTGAGCGGCACACATGGCGTCATGGCCGTGTCTGTAGCAGGCGCAGTAGCGGCTGCCTACGTTTACGCCCTGTCGTTGCGGCCGGTGTACCTGGTGGACTTCGCCGGCTACAAGCCTGCGCCGGCGCACGAGTTGACCCGCGCCCGGTCCATCCACCATTACAGGCTAACCGGTGCGTTCAACGCGGAGAGCATGGATTTCCAGAAGAGGGTTCTGGAGCGGTCAGGGCTCGGCGAGGCGACGCACTTCCCTGCGTCCCTCATCAGGGTGCCACTGGACATGTGCCTCCGCACCGCCAAAGACGAGTCCCACACCGTCATTTTCGGTCTGATCGACGATCTGCTGGCCAAGACCCGCGTGCGGCCGGACGACATCGGTGTGGTCATCGTGAACTCCAGCCTCTACAGCCCCACGCCGTCCTTCACCTCGCTAGTGGTGAACCGCTACTGCTTGCGCGACGATGTCGTCACCCACAACCTCAGCGGCATGGGCTGCAGCGCCGGCGTCATCGCTATTGACCTCGCCAGGCACCTGCTTCAG GTGTACGACGACACATACGCACTGGTTGTCAGCACGGAGAATATCACCCTAAACGGGTACTTGGGCAACAACCGGCCCATGTTGGTGACCAACATGCTGTTCCGGATGGGCGGCGCGGCAGTTCTTCTGTCGAACCGTCGCGACCAGCGGCGACGCGCCAAGTACCAGCTGATCCATACGGTGCGCACGCACCATGGCCCTAGCGACAAGAGCTACGCGTGCGTGATGCAGGAGGAAGACGAGGTCGGGAACTTGGGCGTGTCACTCCCCAAGGATCTCATGTCCGTGGCCGGCGACGCGCTCCGCACCAACATCACCACCCTTGGCCCGCTCGTTCTGCCGCTACGTGAGCAGCTCCGGTTCCTTGGCGCCGTCGTGCTCAAACGGGTGTTCCGTACTACAGTGATGTCGTGCCTCCCCGACTTCACTCTGGCGCTGGAGCACTTCTGCATCCACGCAGGGGGGCGAGGCGTGCTGGACGAGCTGCAGAAAAGCCTGAAGCTGGGTGAGTGGCACATGGAACCCTCGAGGATGACCCTCTGCAGGTTCGGCAACACGTCGAGCAGCTCGCTGTGGTACGAGCTCGCCTACTGCGAGGCCAAGGGCAGGATCAAGAGGGGAGACCGTGTGTGGCAGATTGCGTTTGGCTCCGGGTTCAAATGCAACAGCGCGGTGTGGAAGGCGCTCAGGACGGTCGAGCGCGCCGCTGCCGTGGAGGAGGGCAGCCCCTGGGCACAAGACATCGACGTTCTTCCGGTCCATGTGCCCAAGGTGATGCCCATCAATGAGGATGCGTCGTATGTACCAGCTGTGTAG